A part of Myxococcales bacterium genomic DNA contains:
- a CDS encoding phage tail tape measure protein, whose product MEVRSLEAVFGFKFDAKKLKEAIKSIDGFSDNVNSTLNGLAKKMPLEVGVKLNKHNLNHAQNQIEDFSSKAQKALSVLAGYFAVQGVTSFFSSTVEGMANVARISGYLGISTNALEEMRYAAQKSGVSIDTLDDSLKELQIRAVDAKSGSGEAAEAFKYIGISSTDASGRIREPLELLGEVADRLKTLPTQSERIWVLDSMLGDQGAEMLKMLERGSDGLKAMRLEAKAMGIALDKDAAAQAKDFSETMVKLKSGLEAFIRPLVLSLLPTLKGFAYISSSVGEALSKFFSHTTILQTALASLGVVLGVIAIKSAIAFLPFSLIGGAIAAVILIVDDLWNAFSGGESVFSNLYQRALDFFKPIEKWLLALPKKMWDGLVNGISSAFDWLIDKIKSIENLVPDFLKKGFFNATAEVTGKPSQSSNQRHLAPQMAPASNSIQNHSNQSVSVAVNVKTGANAHEIGGEVAKAVKREMEKERQNAFMGVNRYAS is encoded by the coding sequence ATGGAAGTACGCAGCCTAGAAGCGGTGTTTGGATTTAAATTCGATGCTAAAAAATTAAAAGAAGCCATCAAATCCATCGATGGTTTTTCAGACAACGTAAATAGCACATTAAATGGCTTAGCTAAGAAGATGCCTCTAGAAGTGGGTGTAAAGCTTAATAAGCACAATCTTAACCACGCTCAAAATCAGATAGAGGATTTTTCATCTAAAGCCCAAAAGGCGCTCAGCGTGCTTGCGGGTTATTTCGCAGTTCAAGGCGTAACATCATTTTTTAGCAGCACGGTTGAAGGCATGGCCAATGTTGCTCGGATTTCGGGTTACCTGGGAATTTCTACCAACGCTTTAGAAGAGATGCGCTATGCAGCCCAAAAGAGTGGGGTAAGCATCGATACCTTGGACGATAGCCTTAAAGAATTGCAGATACGTGCAGTTGATGCCAAATCGGGCAGCGGTGAAGCTGCTGAAGCCTTTAAATATATCGGCATCTCTAGCACTGATGCTAGTGGTCGCATCCGAGAACCGTTAGAACTTTTGGGTGAAGTAGCTGATCGGTTAAAAACTCTTCCTACGCAAAGTGAGCGCATTTGGGTTCTCGATTCCATGCTCGGCGATCAGGGGGCTGAGATGCTCAAGATGTTGGAGAGAGGCTCTGATGGTTTAAAAGCTATGCGCCTTGAGGCTAAAGCGATGGGTATTGCTTTGGATAAGGATGCCGCAGCCCAGGCCAAAGATTTTAGTGAAACCATGGTGAAGCTAAAGTCAGGCCTTGAAGCATTCATCCGCCCTTTGGTGTTATCGCTGCTGCCCACTCTTAAAGGATTTGCCTATATTTCATCTTCAGTAGGAGAGGCCCTTTCAAAGTTTTTTTCCCATACAACGATTCTTCAAACAGCGCTCGCTTCTTTAGGGGTGGTTTTGGGTGTGATTGCCATCAAATCCGCAATCGCTTTTTTGCCTTTCTCTCTTATTGGCGGGGCGATCGCGGCTGTAATCCTGATAGTTGACGACCTTTGGAACGCCTTTAGCGGGGGCGAATCGGTTTTTTCAAATCTATATCAAAGGGCTTTAGATTTTTTCAAGCCCATTGAAAAATGGTTGTTAGCATTGCCTAAAAAAATGTGGGATGGATTGGTAAATGGCATAAGTTCTGCGTTTGATTGGCTTATCGATAAAATAAAGTCCATCGAAAACCTTGTTCCTGATTTCCTAAAAAAAGGTTTTTTCAATGCTACCGCAGAGGTGACTGGCAAGCCTAGCCAATCAAGCAATCAGCGTCATTTAGCGCCACAGATGGCACCTGCATCCAATTCTATCCAAAATCACAGTAATCAAAGTGTCAGTGTAGCGGTCAACGTGAAGACCGGTGCCA
- a CDS encoding type II toxin-antitoxin system RelE/ParE family toxin, with amino-acid sequence MDVVYFRQATGKEPVRQYIDKLPSEVAAYVLAAIKDIKEHGLDKALVTCRQIEGKLWEIKIDAQRVFYVVIDGPTMVLLHAYKKQGQKAPKKEISVAKKRMKLVIGGHYA; translated from the coding sequence ATGGATGTGGTTTATTTTAGACAAGCAACAGGCAAAGAGCCAGTAAGACAGTATATTGATAAGCTTCCTAGTGAAGTGGCAGCTTACGTATTGGCAGCCATAAAAGATATTAAAGAACATGGTCTAGATAAAGCATTGGTCACCTGCAGGCAGATTGAAGGAAAACTTTGGGAAATTAAAATCGACGCACAGAGAGTTTTTTACGTCGTTATTGATGGGCCGACAATGGTTTTGCTGCATGCATACAAAAAGCAGGGTCAAAAGGCGCCTAAAAAGGAAATTTCTGTTGCAAAAAAGCGAATGAAGCTTGTCATTGGAGGTCATTATGCCTAA
- a CDS encoding helix-turn-helix domain-containing protein — MPKKTKNAYLGSSIDEHIKQKYKDNEFAQSFDMEQEKLKLARRVKQLREQQNLTQTELAEIIGTKQPSIARLENGHYWPRIDVLEKIALALGKHLEIRFTKKAA; from the coding sequence ATGCCTAAAAAAACAAAAAATGCTTATTTGGGAAGTAGCATTGATGAACATATCAAGCAAAAATACAAAGACAATGAATTTGCTCAAAGCTTCGATATGGAACAAGAGAAGCTAAAACTCGCTCGAAGAGTTAAACAATTACGAGAGCAACAAAACCTAACCCAAACAGAGCTAGCCGAAATCATAGGAACCAAACAACCGTCTATCGCTAGGCTGGAAAATGGGCACTATTGGCCTAGGATAGATGTTCTTGAAAAAATAGCACTAGCTCTAGGAAAACATCTTGAAATTCGGTTCACTAAAAAAGCTGCTTAA